In Legionella beliardensis, the following are encoded in one genomic region:
- the coaE gene encoding dephospho-CoA kinase (Dephospho-CoA kinase (CoaE) performs the final step in coenzyme A biosynthesis.) — translation MMFCVGLTGNIGSGKSTAISIFKSLGAAVIIADDIAKELTMPNQPAFKLIKEHFGAQIITETGQLNRAQLRTIIFNHAEERIWLENLLHPLIRKQIMINVFNSQGPYAVIEIPLLYSRIDYPYLDRILVILADFKTQLARILQRDLCTEEQALAILATQSNETLRRELADDIVINDNSLEQLQHDIRKLHGKYLQLAIEKSS, via the coding sequence ATGATGTTTTGTGTTGGTCTAACGGGTAATATTGGTAGTGGTAAATCAACGGCTATTTCTATTTTTAAATCGTTGGGTGCTGCAGTCATTATTGCTGATGATATTGCCAAAGAACTGACTATGCCTAATCAACCAGCTTTTAAACTTATTAAAGAGCATTTTGGTGCCCAAATTATCACCGAAACAGGGCAACTTAATCGTGCGCAATTAAGAACAATTATTTTTAACCATGCCGAAGAACGTATCTGGCTTGAAAACTTATTGCACCCATTAATTCGTAAACAGATAATGATAAATGTATTTAATAGCCAAGGCCCTTATGCTGTCATTGAAATACCGCTATTATATAGCCGTATAGATTACCCTTATTTAGATCGAATATTGGTTATTCTTGCAGATTTTAAAACGCAGCTTGCCCGGATTTTACAACGTGATTTATGTACCGAAGAACAAGCCCTTGCTATACTTGCAACCCAATCTAATGAAACACTAAGACGTGAACTCGCCGATGATATTGTTATTAATGATAATTCTTTAGAACAATTACAGCATGATATAAG